The nucleotide window GTTCGACCACGACATGACCCCGGCCGGCGACACCTTCATGCAGGCCGACCTCTCGGACGGCCTGGACAGGGTCTTCCCCGAGCAGCGCGACTGGAAGACGTACCGCTACCCCGGCCTTCGCCACTTCGAGGAGGTCGAGGGCTGGCCGGACGCGGAAGCCTACCTCCCAGGGGGCGACCGCACCCTGCTCTGGAACGGCGACGCGCACCTGCGCTCCGTGCTCGTGGGTGGCAGCCAGACCTTCGAGGTGGCCGGCGGCAGGCTCGAGATGAACGGCCTCGCGAGCATCTTCTTCGTCGACTTCGACCGCACGCGCGAGCGCACCCGCAAGCTTCGCGTCGTGGTGATGGGGGAGTAGCTGTTTCAAGTCTGTCGGTAGCGGAGCGAGTTATTCGTTCCTAGGTGAATTGGAGGATTACGATGGCAAAGATGAA belongs to Olsenella uli DSM 7084 and includes:
- a CDS encoding YjbQ family protein, with translation MTVYKGLVRVETLAGKPTYVDVTNEVADIVSWSGIREGVVHCISCHTTCAVYSQEFDHDMTPAGDTFMQADLSDGLDRVFPEQRDWKTYRYPGLRHFEEVEGWPDAEAYLPGGDRTLLWNGDAHLRSVLVGGSQTFEVAGGRLEMNGLASIFFVDFDRTRERTRKLRVVVMGE